Within the Flavobacterium sp. CG_23.5 genome, the region CCGTATTTGTTATTGCACTGAGTTTGCATTTTCAAATTCAAAATACTTTTGTCATTGCCTTTTTAATCCTTATAAATGGAATTGTAGCTTCTTCACGTATAGAAATGAAAGCGCACACGACTAAAGAATTAATTATAGGTTTTTTTCTAGGAAGCATTCCGCAGTTGCTTATCCTTTTTTTGTGGTTATAGAATATAGAAAATAAGTCCAATATTCAATGACTTCAAAACAATCGGTTCCCCGTCTATTTTCGCCGATTTAAATAAGGAATTTAAACCATAATAAGCATACACATTAATAGTATTATAACCCGTCGCAATATACGCCCCATAAAGAAGTTTATTGAAATCCTTATTGCTTGTAACTATGATTTTACCTTGCGCATCTTGAAAAATAGATCGGTCATGAATCACATAACTGAATTTCAACCCTCCATAAATTCTCCAAAACTTATGGCTTTCATAAGTCGAAGTCCGCCATCTAAACTCTAGAGGTACCTCCACTAAAATCTGGGAAAATTTATTTTTATTGTAACTTGTTTCGGAATCAATAATCGAATAGGTTGGCGCCTGATCTGATTTATAAATGGCTAGATTTTGATTGTAATTGTTATACGCAAAACCAATTCCAGAAGCTATTGCAACCGTTCTATTTTTGTTTATAGGCATGTCTCTTACGAAGCCCCCTGAAAATCCAGTTGACAATTTGCTTTGAGACAAATCAGCAGGTTTATTTGTTAACGTATTATATGTAAATCCAAAATAAAATTGATCTTCTCTATATAATGAATCGATTTTTACTTTTGAATCACTCTCAACAGCGGTCTTTTCTTGTGAAAAAACATTGGAAATGGAAAGAAAAAGAAAACAACTTAGAAATAATCGCATACAGTTTTAGTTTTTAAAATGATTTATTCTTATTATTTTCCTTTTTGATGATACAAATATAAGATATTGGTGGTTTTCTAAGGCCTTTCACTATCAAATTTTGTAGGAGCCAACATAAATTATGGATTAGAAACAAATCTTTTTAAAAAATATAGAGAAAACCTGAGGATTTAAAAATCGTCAGGTTTTACATTTTTTCGGTATCGTGAAGATGCACGATTGTAGGGATGCACGATTGTAGAGATGCACTGCAGTCATCTCTACATCTGAATTATATTTATTTATTTATTTTTCAACCAATCAAACAATCGTTGTGCATCTTCTCGTTTAAACAATTGGGTTCCTTCATTCATCGTAGCCGCTGATCCACATGCCACTCCCCAACGGATTACTTCTTTCAGACTTTTATTCTGCGATAGCGCCCAAACCATTCCTCCCACCATACTGTCACCCGCACCAACGGTACTTTTTTTGGCTACATGAGGAGCAGGGACAAATTCGTAAGAGTCTTTTGTGACTAAAACCGCTCCCTGTGGACCGAGCGAAACCACCACAATTTCGGCTCCGCCATTTGAGATAATTTGCTTGGCTGCGGCATTTACTTCTTCCAGTTCCAATCTTTCTACACCAATGAGTTTTGCCAGTTCGCCCACATTGGGTTTGATTAAGTAAACACCCACTTCCAAAACCTTTTTTAAGGCTTCTCCAGAAGTATCCACAATCACTTTTACATCAGATTCTTTTGCTGTCTCTGCAATTTTTTGATAAAAATCAACCGATAAATCTTTGTTCAAACCCCCGCTTACAACCAAAAATTTAGGTTTTAGTTCTTGAATAGTTTGAATTATTTTGCCTTTTTCAGCAGCGGTAATTGTTGGTCCCGGAAAACTAAAACGATACTGAGAATTGGTATTGTCATCAACAGCAACGAAACTTTCTCTTGTCCAATCCTGAATTTCTATAGCTTTATATTCTATTGATTCTTTATTTACCAGCTCTTTCAGCATTGTGCCCATTGGTCCACCAGAAGTAAATACAGCCAAGGAAGTCCCTCCTAATCGAGAAATTGCTTTTGACACATTGATTCCTCCGCCACCGGCATCGTATAGTGGTTCTTCGCATCGAATTTTCTGCTCGGCTACCAGACCTTTAAAATGAGTGCTTTTGTCCAAAGCCGGATTAACCGTTATGGTAACTATATCAAATGGTTTCATTTTTATAAATTTAATAACTTAAAGATGCGAAAAAAACGGCGAAAATTGATGCAATTCAAGGCGAAAATTTCTTTGTATATTTGCAGCCTGAAAACTTTTGTAAATTAACATAAATGAATGAAGCGATTGCTTCGTTCCTCGCAACAATCATGATCGAAGATAAAACCCCACAACGCACGAGTATCGCACAATTAGGAGAATTTGGATTGATAGACCATTTGACAAAAAACTTTGAAATCAACCAGCCTTCCACTATAAAAGGAATTGGTGATGATGCTGCTGTTTTGGATTTTAAAGACAAGAAAGTAGTAGTCTCTACCGATTTATTGATTGAAGGCGTACATTTTGATTTGGCTTATATGCCGTTAAAACATTTAGGGTATAAAGCAGTCGTTGTAAATATCTCTGATATTTGTGCGATGAATGCTAAAGCGACACAAATTACGGTTTCAGTGGCCGTTTCTAATCGTTTTCCATTAGAAGCTTTAGACGAATTATTTGCAGGAATTACGCATGCTGCCAATGAATATAAAGTAGACGTTATTGGTGGTGATACTACCTCATCACAAAAAGGATTAATCATCAGTATTACCGCTATTGGCGAGGCTAATGAAGAAGAAATCATTTATAGAAATGGTGCAAAACAAACTGATTTATTAGTCGTAACAGGTGATCTTGGTGCTGCGTATATGGGTTTACAGGTTTTGGAACGCGAGAAACAAGTATTTCAGGTGAATCCAAATTCACAGCCTGATTTAGACGCTTACACCTATCTTATAGAACGACAATTAAAACCCGAAGCACGAAAAGATGTACGTACTCTGTTACATGCCTTAGAAATAAAACCAACTTCAATGATTGACATTTCGGACGGATTATCATCTGAAATTATGCATTTGTGCAAACAGTCAAAAGTGGGTTGTAATTTATATGAAGATAAATTGCCAATCGATCCGCAGTTTATAAACGTATGCGAAGAATTCAATATTGATAGCACAACGGTAGCAATAAACGGTGGTGAAGATTATGAATTACTTTTCACTATTGCCATGGAAGATTTTGAAAAAATAAAAGGAAATCCAAATTTTACCATTATTGGTCACATGACACAAGAAAGTGAAGGAATTCATTTAGTGACTAGAGCTAATACTCGAATTGCTTTAAAAGCACGCGGATGGGATGCTATCCGAGAAGAATAAAAATTTTAAATAAACAAAAAAAACGACATTTGAGAAAATGTCGTTTTTTTTGTTTATTGAATTTAAAAAGCATTAAAAAAGTAACCCTCTGCTTTTAGCTTCTCGAACTAATTCAATGTCGCTACCTTCTTCTACTTTTAACAATTCTTTTAAGTTTATTTTTCTTCTTTCAATTGCACCTAAAGATATTGGGATATATTGCGGAATATCATTCATCTTGGTTCCTTTTGATAAATGAAACAAAATTTGTTTGTCAAATTGGTCAATTTCGATAGTATCTTCTTCAGACAAGTTCAGCATTTTTACAACTGATTCGCTATAATAGGTTTTGCCTTTTATAACTTTATCAAAAGCAAAAAGTAATTCGTCAAATGTCAAATCATTTTTTATTACCAAACCACTTGGGTTGATGGTTTTGATAATGGTTTTAATTTTCAACAATTCAGTATACATCGTAAGCAAAATAATTTTGCAACTGGGCATGTATTCAGAAATCAATTTAGCTAAATCCTCTCCGTTATAAATCCCTTTTTCTTCGTACGGCGGCATACTTATATCTAAAAAAGCAATGTCAAAAATTGTTGAATCTGGGTTTGTAACAATATTATATGCCGATTCACAATCTTTGGCCTGACTAATAAAAAATTCAAATTCTTTTGGATTATATCTTGTAATCGCATTTTTATACCCTTCAATAATAAAAGGATGATCATCAACAATCAGTATATTATTTTTAATCATTGTCTTTGCATTTGAGGCAATTGTCATTTCTATGTAAGTATTTGTGTGTTTTCAAATGGAACTGCAATCGTAATAATTGTTCCGTTTCCTTTTTTTGATTGTATATCAACCGTTCCATTGCATTCTATGGTACGAGATTGTATGTTTTGCAATCCAATTCCTTTTTTCATTTTATTTATATCGAATCCCTTTCCATCATCACTTATGGTTAAAAATAAATCGCCATCCATTTTTTTGAGTTCCACTTTAATGGTATTTGCTTCAGCATACTTGTTGATATTTTGAAGTGATTCTTGAATAATTCGATATAAATTTATTTTACTGGAATTGCTCAATAACTCCCATTTTATTTTCCGATCAATGACCGCTATCAATTTGGGTTTGAATGTCTTTTTTTGATCTTCAAGTAAATTATCTACAATCGCAACGAAGTTATTAATTAATTCCGATTTCTCTCTATTCAAATCATGCGAAATTTCACGAATATCCTGTTCTATATTTTTTAATTCCGACAGATAATTATTTCTTCTTTGAATTGCAGTTTCATCATCAATTTTATTTAAACTATCTAAGTTCATCCTAATGCCAAACATTCGTCCCAACACGCCATCATGCAACTCCTGGGCAACACGTTTCTTCTCTTTAACTCTATTGGTTTCTATGGTGTTTTGCTGCGAAATCATCAGATTATAGATTTCCTCATTCACCTTTTGCTGTTCTTGTTTGAATACCAATTCTCTGTTTTTAGTTTTTTGAGCCTTGATTATGTATAAAAACAGCCCCACTAATGCAAATGCACTAAAACCAAATAACAAATTCCGGTTTTTAGCCGCCAAGTCTGTATTTTCATCTTTTATTACATCTGTCTCATACTCGATCCTAGAGAATTTATCTCCCATTTTTCGTTCTGCCTTTTGCAACTCTTCATTGATACGAATATATTCTTTACTATAAATCGCTTCCTTTTTGGGTTCAATAATTGCCAATTGATTCAATGCAACCAAAACATCTCTAGAAACACTAGTATTTCTAGCTAGGAGAAGTGCTTGTTTAGAATATTTAATCGCCTTGACAGTATCGCTTTTTGAAGCAAAATATTCTGATAAATGGATTTTATTGATAAATATTCCAGAAGTTAATTTTAAACTATCTCTCAGTTTCAACGACTGGTAAAATAGTTGCGGCAAGCCTTCAGTTTCTTTTAATTTAAATTTAGAATAGGCCAAATTATCCAACAACATCGCATAAATGGTTGGTTTTTCAATAGCTAGGTTGTTTTGTTCCAATCCTTTTTTAAAATAATTTTTTGCGAGCAAGTACTTGTGAAAATTGAGATAAAGAAATCCGATATTATTATAAGAAGTGGCTCTAGACTGGAATTCCTTAGGTATTATTTCATCATCACTAATAGCTAATGCTTTATTATGATACGCAATCGCGTTTTCATATTCCCCAAGCTCACCGTATATTATCCCCAGAAGATTATACGCATCGTATAAAATATTATTGGCTTGCTTCTCATTTTTAATTATTCGCAATACGATGAAAACCGCTTTTTCACTCCCTAAAAAATCCCCCGCCATATACTGTAGGGTAGCTTTATTAATCAGTGTTTTACCTACATTAAAATTATCTCCCAATTTAACATACATCTTTTCCGCTTTATAATAAAACAAGAAAGCACTGTCTGAAACCGATTGAGATACATAATAATCTCCCAAATAGGTATAGGCTTTTATTATATTTATAGTATCCTTAGCATTTTCTGACTTGTCTAAAACAAGGTGAACTGTTTTATTAAAGTCTTTCCAATCGTTTATGTTATAATACCGATTGGCAACTTTAAACATATTTACTCGGTTGAGTGAATCATTTTCCTGATCTACAACTATATCAAACGCTTTATGAGTAAATACTTGCCTTTTTTCGCGAGGTAAACTGAAATCATTTGCCAATGAAAAATAGGTTGAAAGGCTATCTTTAGATGAAATAACAAGAATGCTCCCTTCATTTTTTTTGAAACATGCAAAAAAAAGAAACAACAGAAACAATAATAATAGAGGTATGTAGTATTTATTTTTCAATAGTTGCTAATTAGATTTATCAAAAATAGCAAAATATACCTATTAACATAAAAAAAAGCTATCAAAAATTGATAGCCCTAATATTATTCGAAAAGTTTACTTAAAATTATTAGTCCACTTTCACATTACCTTGTGATGTCCCAGTTCCTCCGATAATATCTAATTTCATATTGCCTTGTGAAGTCCCAGTTCCTCCAACAATATCTACTTTCACATTGCCTTGTGAAGTCCCAGTTCCTCCAATGATATTTACATTAGCATCACCATTTATAATATTATCTGTTTTTGACGTGGTAAATGAAGTTAAGATCATTACTAAAGAGAATAATCCGATTGTTACGATTGATTTTTTCATGATTTGAGTTTTTTATGTTTTTATATGATTTTACTTTTTTTAGGATTCCTTTAGCAAGAAATTCTTTAGTAAAACTACATAGGTATTCTTAATTTTTCCTACAAAAAAAAAGGTTTATGGTAGAATGTACTCAAATGATAGTGGATGAATATCAAACTAGGGTAGATGACTATTTTTTAAATTTCAAGATAATTTCCATTATTGAATTCGGAGATAATAAGATCAATATTAGACTTATAGGATTTAGAAAAAGGAAGTTTAACTGTCGTGTTTTTAATATAACATACTGTATTGCCGGTATGGATTCTGGAAATGTAATTTCGGTTTACGATATAACTGTTATGGATTCTAATAAAAGGAGCGGACAGAATCCCTTCAAAATGTTTCAATGTTTTGAAAGCCGTAATCATTTCACCATTATTCAGATGAATGTCAGTTGAATTATTATCTGCTTGAAGATAACAAATATCTTTGGCATCAATATATCTATAATCACCGTAGGATTTCACACATAGGATTAATGGCTTTTCCTCACTTGTAGGTTTCTGCTGTGGTAAATTAGTAGGTATTTCATCTAGTATAATTGATTGCTCTGTTGTTGTTTGAGATTGAATCTCAGATTTATTCAATTTCAGAATCAATTTTATAAAGTCGATTTTCATCAATGGCTTTAGCAGATAATCTGTTACTCCATATTGTATTGCTTCGAAAGCTAAATCTTTCTTACTAGTCGTAATAATGATTTTTGGAATTACTTGTAAATACCTATGTAATTCATTGATAAGATTTAGCGATAAATTGCTCTCTTTTTTGGCTGAGTCAATTTCGAGAAAAATTAAATCCGGCTGATGTTCTAATATAAGATTAAGTCCAGCTGTATAATTATTTGCTTCTGCCACAAAGATAAGCTCCGAAAAGCCATCAGCAACGGCTTTCGTATTCAAAACACTTTCTTGATTATCGTCAATAATAATGTACGAATAATTCATCAATTGTTTTTCCTGATATGATTAGGCATTTTATCGAAGGTCCAAAGTAAAATATACTTCAAATTATTAAATTAATATGAGTAGTTTGGGTAAATCAATTAAGCGAAAAAAGAAACTTTTTACCTCAATATTCTTGTTTAACTTTCTAAAAATAAGCATTTAACCATTTTTCAATAGGTCTTGTTAATATGTTTTAAACAAATGTTAATACATTAGGATGAAGTGCAAATAAATCCGATAAAATACATAAATTCCTGTTGTAAAAGAAACTCCGAATTAAATACATTTCGTATTTCGGGATTAAAAAATATTTTTTTTGTTAAACTAAAAAAAGCTTTCCAAAACGGAAAGCTTTTCTACTATAAACTAAAATGTAATTACATTTTCATTAACCAGTTTTTCATCGAAACTTCATTCTCAATGATTGATTTCAAATCGGCGATTTTTACACGATCTTGTTTCATCGTATCTCTATGACGAATCGTTACCGTTTGGTCCTCTATCGTTTGATGATCGACCGTGATACAAAAGGGTGTTCCCAGCGCATCTTGTCTTCTATAACGTCTTCCTACAGCATCTTTTTCATCATAGGCTACATTGAAATCCCACCTCAAATCATCTACGATTTTATGTGCAATTTCAGGTAATCCATCTTTTTTTACTAATGGTAAAATAGCTGCTTTTGTTGGAGCTAATACAGAAGGTAATTTCAATACTGTTCTTGTAGATCCGTCTTCCAATGTTTCTTCTTTTAATGAAGTTGCAAAAACAGCCAAGAACATTCTGTCCAATCCTACTGAAGTTTCCACCACATAAGGAACATAATTCTGATTCAATTCCCCATCAAAATATTGTAATTTTCTACCTGAAAACTGTTCGTGTGCTTTCAAATCAAAATCAGTACGAGAGTGAATTCCTTCCAATTCTTTAAATCCAAATGGAAAATTAAATTCAATATCTGCCGCTGCATTTGCATAATGCGCTAATTTTTCATGATCGTGAAAACGGTAATTTTCCTTTCCTAAACCTAGAGACAAATGCCAGTTCAACCTAGCCGCTTTCCAATGTTCGTACCATTTCATTTCATCGCCTGGACGTACAAAGAATTGCATTTCCATTTGTTCAAATTCACGCATACGAAATATAAATTGTCTTGCCACAATCTCGTTTCTAAAGGCTTTTCCGGTTTGAGCAATTCCAAAAGGAACTTTCATTCGACCTGATTTTTGTACATTTAAGAAATTCACAAAAATACCTTGAGCAGTTTCTGGTCGTAAATATAAATCCATTGCTGAATCTGCTGACGCTCCTAATTTTGTACCAAACATCAAGTTAAATTGACGCACTTCGGTCCAGTTTCTAGAACCGGTTTCTGGGTCGGCAATTTCCAGTTCTTCGATTAATGCTTTTACATCTTCAAGATCTTCGTTACCAAGCGAACGAGCCATTCTTTCTAGAATTTCTCTTTCTTTAGCTTTATACTCAACAACTCTGGCATTTGTAGTTACAAATTCCTGTTCGTTGAACGCATCACCAAAACGAGTTCTTGCTTTTTCTATTTCTTTGATTGCTTTTTGATTTAGCTTTTCGGCATAATCTTCAATCAAAACATCGGCTCTATATCTTTTTTTTGAATCTTTGTTGTCAATCAATGGATCGTTGAATGCATCTACGTGGCCTGATGCTTTCCAAGTCGTTGGGTGCATCAATATTGACGCGTCAAGTCCTACGATATTATCGTTCATTTGAACCATCGCCTTCCACCAATATTCGCGAATGTTCTTTTTTAATTCCACTCCGTTTTGTGCATAATCATACACTGCACTTAAACCATCGTATATTTCGCTAGACGGAAAAATAAATCCGTACTCTTTTGCATGCGAAATTACATTCTTAAATAAATCTTCTTGTTTTGCCATAATACTGCAAAAATATAAAAAGTGAACTTAAAAAAAGAAAATAATTGACTAATGAAGCAGTGATTTGTCTATTTTTATAAATAAATCACTTTTTTTATGTTCAAAAGCATTATAAATCTCTTTTTTCCAACGGTTTGTTCCGGATGTAATTCGTTTTTGTTAACCAATGAAAATGTGATTTGTACGGTTTGCAGACACGATATTCCGTTGACGAATCATCATTTGAATCCAGAAAATGAAGCGTTCAAGAAATTCTATGGAAGAATTCCTGTTCTTCACACCTCAGCATTATTTTATTTTCATAAAAAAGGAATTGTCCAAGAGCTAATCCATAATTTAAAATACAAAGGACATGAGGAAATAGGAACTATTTTGGGTGAATGGTATGCCGAAGATTTAAAAAAGATTGATGTATTAAAATCTGTCGATGAAATTATTCCCGTACCCTTGCATCCAAAAAAATTAAAAGAAAGAGGCTACAATCAAGTAACCGCTTTTGGAACTGCGCTTTCCGCTAGTTTAAATTTAGATTACAATAAGTCTCTTCTGATTCGGAATGTGTATTCAAAAACCC harbors:
- a CDS encoding porin family protein, which translates into the protein MRLFLSCFLFLSISNVFSQEKTAVESDSKVKIDSLYREDQFYFGFTYNTLTNKPADLSQSKLSTGFSGGFVRDMPINKNRTVAIASGIGFAYNNYNQNLAIYKSDQAPTYSIIDSETSYNKNKFSQILVEVPLEFRWRTSTYESHKFWRIYGGLKFSYVIHDRSIFQDAQGKIIVTSNKDFNKLLYGAYIATGYNTINVYAYYGLNSLFKSAKIDGEPIVLKSLNIGLIFYIL
- a CDS encoding 1-phosphofructokinase family hexose kinase; amino-acid sequence: MKPFDIVTITVNPALDKSTHFKGLVAEQKIRCEEPLYDAGGGGINVSKAISRLGGTSLAVFTSGGPMGTMLKELVNKESIEYKAIEIQDWTRESFVAVDDNTNSQYRFSFPGPTITAAEKGKIIQTIQELKPKFLVVSGGLNKDLSVDFYQKIAETAKESDVKVIVDTSGEALKKVLEVGVYLIKPNVGELAKLIGVERLELEEVNAAAKQIISNGGAEIVVVSLGPQGAVLVTKDSYEFVPAPHVAKKSTVGAGDSMVGGMVWALSQNKSLKEVIRWGVACGSAATMNEGTQLFKREDAQRLFDWLKNK
- the thiL gene encoding thiamine-phosphate kinase, producing the protein MIEDKTPQRTSIAQLGEFGLIDHLTKNFEINQPSTIKGIGDDAAVLDFKDKKVVVSTDLLIEGVHFDLAYMPLKHLGYKAVVVNISDICAMNAKATQITVSVAVSNRFPLEALDELFAGITHAANEYKVDVIGGDTTSSQKGLIISITAIGEANEEEIIYRNGAKQTDLLVVTGDLGAAYMGLQVLEREKQVFQVNPNSQPDLDAYTYLIERQLKPEARKDVRTLLHALEIKPTSMIDISDGLSSEIMHLCKQSKVGCNLYEDKLPIDPQFINVCEEFNIDSTTVAINGGEDYELLFTIAMEDFEKIKGNPNFTIIGHMTQESEGIHLVTRANTRIALKARGWDAIREE
- a CDS encoding response regulator, with the translated sequence MIKNNILIVDDHPFIIEGYKNAITRYNPKEFEFFISQAKDCESAYNIVTNPDSTIFDIAFLDISMPPYEEKGIYNGEDLAKLISEYMPSCKIILLTMYTELLKIKTIIKTINPSGLVIKNDLTFDELLFAFDKVIKGKTYYSESVVKMLNLSEEDTIEIDQFDKQILFHLSKGTKMNDIPQYIPISLGAIERRKINLKELLKVEEGSDIELVREAKSRGLLF
- a CDS encoding tetratricopeptide repeat-containing sensor histidine kinase: MKNKYYIPLLLLFLLFLFFACFKKNEGSILVISSKDSLSTYFSLANDFSLPREKRQVFTHKAFDIVVDQENDSLNRVNMFKVANRYYNINDWKDFNKTVHLVLDKSENAKDTINIIKAYTYLGDYYVSQSVSDSAFLFYYKAEKMYVKLGDNFNVGKTLINKATLQYMAGDFLGSEKAVFIVLRIIKNEKQANNILYDAYNLLGIIYGELGEYENAIAYHNKALAISDDEIIPKEFQSRATSYNNIGFLYLNFHKYLLAKNYFKKGLEQNNLAIEKPTIYAMLLDNLAYSKFKLKETEGLPQLFYQSLKLRDSLKLTSGIFINKIHLSEYFASKSDTVKAIKYSKQALLLARNTSVSRDVLVALNQLAIIEPKKEAIYSKEYIRINEELQKAERKMGDKFSRIEYETDVIKDENTDLAAKNRNLLFGFSAFALVGLFLYIIKAQKTKNRELVFKQEQQKVNEEIYNLMISQQNTIETNRVKEKKRVAQELHDGVLGRMFGIRMNLDSLNKIDDETAIQRRNNYLSELKNIEQDIREISHDLNREKSELINNFVAIVDNLLEDQKKTFKPKLIAVIDRKIKWELLSNSSKINLYRIIQESLQNINKYAEANTIKVELKKMDGDLFLTISDDGKGFDINKMKKGIGLQNIQSRTIECNGTVDIQSKKGNGTIITIAVPFENTQILT
- a CDS encoding LytR/AlgR family response regulator transcription factor encodes the protein MNYSYIIIDDNQESVLNTKAVADGFSELIFVAEANNYTAGLNLILEHQPDLIFLEIDSAKKESNLSLNLINELHRYLQVIPKIIITTSKKDLAFEAIQYGVTDYLLKPLMKIDFIKLILKLNKSEIQSQTTTEQSIILDEIPTNLPQQKPTSEEKPLILCVKSYGDYRYIDAKDICYLQADNNSTDIHLNNGEMITAFKTLKHFEGILSAPFIRIHNSYIVNRNYISRIHTGNTVCYIKNTTVKLPFSKSYKSNIDLIISEFNNGNYLEI
- a CDS encoding glycine--tRNA ligase, whose protein sequence is MAKQEDLFKNVISHAKEYGFIFPSSEIYDGLSAVYDYAQNGVELKKNIREYWWKAMVQMNDNIVGLDASILMHPTTWKASGHVDAFNDPLIDNKDSKKRYRADVLIEDYAEKLNQKAIKEIEKARTRFGDAFNEQEFVTTNARVVEYKAKEREILERMARSLGNEDLEDVKALIEELEIADPETGSRNWTEVRQFNLMFGTKLGASADSAMDLYLRPETAQGIFVNFLNVQKSGRMKVPFGIAQTGKAFRNEIVARQFIFRMREFEQMEMQFFVRPGDEMKWYEHWKAARLNWHLSLGLGKENYRFHDHEKLAHYANAAADIEFNFPFGFKELEGIHSRTDFDLKAHEQFSGRKLQYFDGELNQNYVPYVVETSVGLDRMFLAVFATSLKEETLEDGSTRTVLKLPSVLAPTKAAILPLVKKDGLPEIAHKIVDDLRWDFNVAYDEKDAVGRRYRRQDALGTPFCITVDHQTIEDQTVTIRHRDTMKQDRVKIADLKSIIENEVSMKNWLMKM
- a CDS encoding ComF family protein, yielding MFKSIINLFFPTVCSGCNSFLLTNENVICTVCRHDIPLTNHHLNPENEAFKKFYGRIPVLHTSALFYFHKKGIVQELIHNLKYKGHEEIGTILGEWYAEDLKKIDVLKSVDEIIPVPLHPKKLKERGYNQVTAFGTALSASLNLDYNKSLLIRNVYSKTQSKKTLLGRTEGIETIFDVSFTDKNHNKHFLLIDDVITTGATLEACARALLKIPGAKISIVCMAMAQS